One region of Triticum aestivum cultivar Chinese Spring chromosome 6B, IWGSC CS RefSeq v2.1, whole genome shotgun sequence genomic DNA includes:
- the LOC123139595 gene encoding uncharacterized protein, translated as MSPQICRNATVAFEMLLDLIKIFGPVIHSTLSASSLFGVELQAEQRSKIISLMRGAMLWITWRLSRRSGGEYGAHNHQFITMKRKKWYSFAMLDFGSRRSSAINGRYSRCHHSFAVTQASDKEARNGGGRITICRRGERHTYPLMIEITTVGPIDARCTLRCFRKIDP; from the exons ATGTCGCCTCAAATTTGTAGGAACGCTACTGTTGCTTTCGAAATGCTATTGGATCTTATAAAGATTTTTGGACCTGTTATTCATTCAACATTGTCAGCTAGCTCACTCTTTGGAGTAGAACTTCAAGCCGAACAGAG GTCTAAAATTATTTCTTTGATGCGAGGTGCCATGCTGTGGATAACATGGAGATTATCAAGGCGGAGCGGCGGTGAGTATGGAGCTCATAATCATCAGTTCATCACCATGAAGCGGAAGAAATGGTATAGCTTTGCCATG CTGGACTTTGGCAGCCGCCGCTCCTCGGCAATCAACGGGAGGTACAGCCGCTGCCACCACTCCTTCGCAGTGACGCAGGCCAGCGACAAGGAGGCTCGCAATGGTGGGGGACGCATCACCATCTGCCGGAGAGGAGAAAGGCATACCTACCCCTTAATGATTGAAAT CACTACTGTTGGGCCAATTGATGCTAGGTGTACATTGAGATGTTTCAGAAAAATAGATCCTTGA